The Halogeometricum borinquense DSM 11551 genome window below encodes:
- a CDS encoding HalOD1 output domain-containing protein, translating to MKHGGSGDSKVGHEDLDWRIITAVADAKGVEPLDIDDRLHDIIDVDAVKQLFVGMPDKRSMTEGRVSFTLDGCEVTINERWDINVNSHSSVAAD from the coding sequence ATGAAGCACGGGGGAAGCGGTGACTCGAAGGTGGGGCACGAGGATCTTGATTGGAGAATCATAACAGCAGTCGCAGATGCGAAAGGCGTCGAACCGCTGGATATCGATGACCGACTACACGACATCATCGACGTAGACGCTGTCAAACAGCTGTTCGTCGGGATGCCGGACAAGCGGTCGATGACAGAGGGGCGCGTGAGTTTCACGCTTGACGGCTGCGAAGTCACTATCAACGAGCGGTGGGATATCAACGTCAACTCACACTCTAGTGTCGCGGCCGACTGA